A portion of the Bactrocera neohumeralis isolate Rockhampton chromosome 2, APGP_CSIRO_Bneo_wtdbg2-racon-allhic-juicebox.fasta_v2, whole genome shotgun sequence genome contains these proteins:
- the LOC126751251 gene encoding 28S ribosomal protein S9, mitochondrial-like — MLFDYQDIIKRIITGDEFQIYAYEPETNVESAKYRDKVVKDSDINIVLFPLIFAEMLGKVDIEANVEGGGPSGQAGAIRWGIAMSLRSFVDQEMVESMRLAGLLQRDYRRRERKKYGQEGARRKYTWKKR, encoded by the exons atgcttttcgactaccaggatatcataaaacgtattattactggtgatGAGTTTCAAATCTATGCTTACGAGCCAGAAACAAACGTTGAATCGGCcaaatatcgtgacaaag TCGTTAAAGACAGTGACATCAACATA GTTCTTTTCCCGCTTATATTTGCCGAGATGCTTGGAAAAGTTGATATCGAGGCCAACGTAGAAGGCGGTGGGCCCTCTGGTCAGGCGGGTGCCATTCGTTGGGGCATAGCAATGAGTTTGCGCAGCTTCGTGGATCAAGAAATGGTGGAGTCGATGCGGTTAG CTGGTCTCTTGCAGCGTGACTATCGCCGTCGTGAACGTAAGAAGTATGGACAGGAAGGTGCGCGTCGCAAGTACACATGGAAGAAGCGTTAA
- the LOC126767666 gene encoding probable arginine--tRNA ligase, mitochondrial isoform X2, with protein sequence MSARIRSAICEKISQATQIAHNVYHELEVPAKRSAILQWTPPPSEINHELLQIIPNLQYDKSLIKTVNLLPASGKTSARVEFQLQMQSFAESLLQENDKPAPRVGSHVVFDFSSPNIAKPFHVGHLRSTIIGNVLSNLHQHLGYEVTRINYLGDWGTQFGMLHLGVQMLGITNEQMRAKPIETLYSAYVAANALAKTEPSITEKARECFTKLETGTDAELARQWQEYRKHTVTELEMVYARLGVRFDQYDWESQYSQREIGDVLERLREHALLLDESDGRKVVEVDGRRIPVVKSDGSSLYLTRDIAAVLDRFRRYNFERMYYVVENGQADHFNALFKTTAALTTDIPLDRMVHIKFGRIHGMSTRSGKVVFLRDVLNEARDLMLEKQLQSATTKVELSSSSSDYKTVADILGVSAVITNDLKQRRQRDYDFDWKKALQVNGDTGIKLQYTHCRLHSLLQNLKHVDTSNCKVDVAQLSEPEAQNLLHEIARFDQAVWMSKRQLEACVLVNHLFTLCNSTSRALKRLNIKNEESLSKQQNRLLLFSAAKRNLNTGMRILGLRPLEQM encoded by the exons ATGAGTGCACGAATTCGCAGTGCTATCTGTGAAAAa ATTTCACAGGCAACACAAATTGCTCATAATGTATACCATGAGTTGGAGGTACCGGCAAAACGCTCTGCAATACTACAATGGACTCCACCGCCCAGTGAAATAAACCACGAATTACTTCAAATAATACCAAACTTACAATATGACAAATCCTTAATTAAAACGGTGAACCTATTACCAGCTAGTGGTAAAACTTCAGCTCGTGTGGAATTTCAACTACAAATGCAGTCATTTGCAGAGTCGTTGCTACAGGAGAATGACAAACCTGCGCCACGAGTAGGATCTCATGTGGTATTCGATTTTAGTTCTCCCAACATAGCCAAGCCGTTCCATGTCGGTCACTTACGTTCGACAATCATTGGAAATGTGCTTTCTAATTTACACCAGCATTTGGGTTATGAAGTAACACGCATCAACTACCTTGGCGATTGGGGTACGCAATTTGGTATGCTACATTTAGGCGTTCAAATGCTTGGTATAACAAATGAGCAGATGCGTGCTAAACCAATTGAAACACTATATTCCGCGTACGTAGCTGCCAACGCTTTAGCTAAAACAGAACCCAGTATTACGGAGAAAGCAAGAGAATGCTTCACAAAGCTAGAAACTGGAACTGACGCTGAATTGGCGCGGCAGTGGCAAGAATATCGTAAGCACACTGTAACTGAACTAGAGATGGTTTATGCGCGGTTGGGTGTACGCTTCGATCAATATGATTGGGAATCGCAGTACTCGCAACGAGAGATCGGCGATGTTTTAGAGCGTCTGCGCGAACATGCACTTTTGCTAGACGAAAGTGATGGAAGAAAAGTAGTGGAAGTGGATGGAAGACGTATACCGGTAGTGAAAAGTGATGGTTCCAGCTTATATTTAACTCGAGACATAGCAGCAGTGCTCGATCGGTTTCGGCGTTATAACTTTGAACGAATGTATTATGTGGTGGAAAATGGACAAGCGGATCATTTTAATGCGCTTTTTAAAACGACAGCCGCTCTGACAACCGACATACCGTTAGATCGTATGGTCCATATAAAATTCGGACGAATACACGGCATGAGCACGCGTAGCGGCAAAGTAGTGTTCTTGCGTGACGTACTGAATGAAGCGCGTGATTTAATGCTTGAAAAGCAGTTGCAAAGTGCTA CAACTAAAGTGGAATTGTCCAGTTCATCCAGTGATTATAAAACTGTTGCCGATATACTGGGTGTGTCGGCCGTCATCACAAATGATCTGAAACAACGTCGACAACGTGACTATGACTTCGATTGGAAAAAGGCATTACAAGTGAATGGCGACACGGGAATCAAACTGCAATACACACATTGCCGACTACATAGCCTGTTACAGAATCTAAAACATGTTGATACCTCCAACTGTAAGGTGGATGTAGCGCAATTATCGGAGCCTGAAGCACAAAACCTATTACATGAAATAGCTCGATTTGACCAAGCTGTGTGGATGTCCAAACGACAGCTAGAAGCGTGCGTACTGGTGAACCACCTATTCACACTTTG CAACTCAACTAGTCGAGCTTTGAAACGcctaaatatcaaaaatgagGAAAGCCTTAGTAAACAACAAAACCGGTTGCTCCTATTCAGCGCCGCTAAACGTAACCTAAATACAGGCATGCGTATACTGGGATTACGTCCACTGGAACAAATGTAG
- the LOC126767666 gene encoding probable arginine--tRNA ligase, mitochondrial isoform X1 has protein sequence MCDSCQSFGRKNFLDVDFDSSACAAAATSNWILFRLTFIIISQATQIAHNVYHELEVPAKRSAILQWTPPPSEINHELLQIIPNLQYDKSLIKTVNLLPASGKTSARVEFQLQMQSFAESLLQENDKPAPRVGSHVVFDFSSPNIAKPFHVGHLRSTIIGNVLSNLHQHLGYEVTRINYLGDWGTQFGMLHLGVQMLGITNEQMRAKPIETLYSAYVAANALAKTEPSITEKARECFTKLETGTDAELARQWQEYRKHTVTELEMVYARLGVRFDQYDWESQYSQREIGDVLERLREHALLLDESDGRKVVEVDGRRIPVVKSDGSSLYLTRDIAAVLDRFRRYNFERMYYVVENGQADHFNALFKTTAALTTDIPLDRMVHIKFGRIHGMSTRSGKVVFLRDVLNEARDLMLEKQLQSATTKVELSSSSSDYKTVADILGVSAVITNDLKQRRQRDYDFDWKKALQVNGDTGIKLQYTHCRLHSLLQNLKHVDTSNCKVDVAQLSEPEAQNLLHEIARFDQAVWMSKRQLEACVLVNHLFTLCNSTSRALKRLNIKNEESLSKQQNRLLLFSAAKRNLNTGMRILGLRPLEQM, from the exons ATGTGTGATTCGTGTCAATCGTTTGGGAGAAAAAACTTTCTGGACGTCGATTTTGATTCCTCTGCTTGCGCTGCTGCTGCCACTTCCAATTGGATTCTGTTTCGTTTGACATTTATAATT ATTTCACAGGCAACACAAATTGCTCATAATGTATACCATGAGTTGGAGGTACCGGCAAAACGCTCTGCAATACTACAATGGACTCCACCGCCCAGTGAAATAAACCACGAATTACTTCAAATAATACCAAACTTACAATATGACAAATCCTTAATTAAAACGGTGAACCTATTACCAGCTAGTGGTAAAACTTCAGCTCGTGTGGAATTTCAACTACAAATGCAGTCATTTGCAGAGTCGTTGCTACAGGAGAATGACAAACCTGCGCCACGAGTAGGATCTCATGTGGTATTCGATTTTAGTTCTCCCAACATAGCCAAGCCGTTCCATGTCGGTCACTTACGTTCGACAATCATTGGAAATGTGCTTTCTAATTTACACCAGCATTTGGGTTATGAAGTAACACGCATCAACTACCTTGGCGATTGGGGTACGCAATTTGGTATGCTACATTTAGGCGTTCAAATGCTTGGTATAACAAATGAGCAGATGCGTGCTAAACCAATTGAAACACTATATTCCGCGTACGTAGCTGCCAACGCTTTAGCTAAAACAGAACCCAGTATTACGGAGAAAGCAAGAGAATGCTTCACAAAGCTAGAAACTGGAACTGACGCTGAATTGGCGCGGCAGTGGCAAGAATATCGTAAGCACACTGTAACTGAACTAGAGATGGTTTATGCGCGGTTGGGTGTACGCTTCGATCAATATGATTGGGAATCGCAGTACTCGCAACGAGAGATCGGCGATGTTTTAGAGCGTCTGCGCGAACATGCACTTTTGCTAGACGAAAGTGATGGAAGAAAAGTAGTGGAAGTGGATGGAAGACGTATACCGGTAGTGAAAAGTGATGGTTCCAGCTTATATTTAACTCGAGACATAGCAGCAGTGCTCGATCGGTTTCGGCGTTATAACTTTGAACGAATGTATTATGTGGTGGAAAATGGACAAGCGGATCATTTTAATGCGCTTTTTAAAACGACAGCCGCTCTGACAACCGACATACCGTTAGATCGTATGGTCCATATAAAATTCGGACGAATACACGGCATGAGCACGCGTAGCGGCAAAGTAGTGTTCTTGCGTGACGTACTGAATGAAGCGCGTGATTTAATGCTTGAAAAGCAGTTGCAAAGTGCTA CAACTAAAGTGGAATTGTCCAGTTCATCCAGTGATTATAAAACTGTTGCCGATATACTGGGTGTGTCGGCCGTCATCACAAATGATCTGAAACAACGTCGACAACGTGACTATGACTTCGATTGGAAAAAGGCATTACAAGTGAATGGCGACACGGGAATCAAACTGCAATACACACATTGCCGACTACATAGCCTGTTACAGAATCTAAAACATGTTGATACCTCCAACTGTAAGGTGGATGTAGCGCAATTATCGGAGCCTGAAGCACAAAACCTATTACATGAAATAGCTCGATTTGACCAAGCTGTGTGGATGTCCAAACGACAGCTAGAAGCGTGCGTACTGGTGAACCACCTATTCACACTTTG CAACTCAACTAGTCGAGCTTTGAAACGcctaaatatcaaaaatgagGAAAGCCTTAGTAAACAACAAAACCGGTTGCTCCTATTCAGCGCCGCTAAACGTAACCTAAATACAGGCATGCGTATACTGGGATTACGTCCACTGGAACAAATGTAG